The DNA region TCCTTCATTCTCACACATATCACTGCCATGATGTCACACAGCAAGGTAGGGAGAAGTGCCAGAGCCACGCCCTTTAGTCTCTGGGCCTCTGTACTATGGGCTCAATGAACCTCTTTTCAGTATAAGTTACTTAGCCTCAAATATCTTGTTATAGTCACGGAACATGGACTACCAGCTGTTTGGAGACTCATTTCCTTTTCAATCATTTGCACACTGGTCTATTTAAGGGAACTGATGAGGAAACCAAAGATGATTTGACATGTAGCAGCTATGCTAACTGTCAAGCTCAGATCTTCACCAGCCCTAAACAACTTCTCTTCATGTCAGCTGACAGACCGGAGAGGTGTCCTCTGTAGGAACTGGAGTTCTTGTTGTGGCTTTACTTTAGACACTCTGGACTTAAGTCTAGCCAGAGACCCTAACCATTCCTGACCCTTCTCTGCACCATTTTGAAGTAATTAATGGTCAGTCACAAAGTATGAGCTTTGGCCCAGTGACTCAGGGAGACCCAGGCCTGGAACTGAAGGTTAGTAAGGAGACAAAGTTGACTTCAGGACATGTTCCTCCTTCTGTTTCCCATGAACccgttcacacacatacaaacacacgctgaatgtaaataatacaatttaaatatCCGTCAGTAGGGAACTAGTTACATAAACCCGGGCACATCATGGAACAATACCATGAAAAACACTGGGGGAATTAAATAAGATACAGCCACTCACTGCAAGATCTCTAAAgtacatcactttttttttttaagttcagaatAGCTTGTGCACTGTGTTCCATTTGTGTATAAGGGCGGGAGGGAGAATCGATACATATTTGCTAAAGTGTGAGCGACCTCCAAGAAGGAGGCAACAAGCTCACAGCTGTGAAGTTCTGAGGAGGGAGCAAATGTCTGTTCTCACTCTCCTGCTTACAACTTCAGGATGCCTTGCCATGGGAATGCACTTGCTTgtgagtaaagaaaaaaaaaatttttttttcaataaaaagcaAGTTTAAGTCCCTTTTAAAGAGTACACACGTGTACCTGCTCTGAATGCCTCTCTACTTTGACATAGGTTTGGTTGAAACCCagctcctcctgtctgtctccaggcagaagctggaagaagGGTTAGGGTATCAAAAGAAATACCCCTTGAATTTTTCTGACACCTCGCAAATTCATCTTTATTGGATACTAGCTGCATGCACTAACCAAGGCATTATCTAAGAAGCtctttttgttcatgtttttctttttattttcattttttgagttaTGATCTTGCTCcatagcccaggccagcctcaaactcatgactgtctgacctcagcctcctgaatgccagGATTTAAGTGTGCACCCGTCTGTGGACCAGGCATtgtttaagccgggcagtggtggcgcatgcctttaatcccagcacttgggaggcagaggcaggcagatttcNNNNNNNNNNNNNNaaaaaaaaaaaaaaaaaaaaaagaatgtttacagAATTGAGTTTGGGACTCCATGTCTTAGATAGCTTAGGAAGGGGCACACTGAACAAACCTGGAGGAAAGATCATATAAATACTATTGCCTTCATGGCCAAATCTCACGAGAAAGGTCAAAAACGGATGACATCATCTCTGCACACCCGACTTGTGCACAGACGGCCACCCACCCAGATCTTCCCAGGGCATGGGTTCCCATTGACTCCTGTAGATAACTCAGCACCTGGAGGCAGAGCGAGGAGACTCACTGGTCCCTGCTTCCCACTGTAGAGTCCTTTCAGGGTCCTTAATGATTCTCCTTATGTATAAGTGACCAGTGTCCAAACACACCGAGAATGATGTCTGCATCCCCAGACATTGTTCAATCAATGTTAGTGGAAATCTGAATTTATCTTTGAGTTACCAGGCACACACCTATcgacccagcacttaggatgctGGGGAAAGGCAGTGGGAAATCACAGGCCTACTTGGACTATAGAAGaagattccaggccagcctggacattATAGCAAGATGCATGTGTACTTGAGAGTGGTAGTGCTCTGTCATtgtaaccaaaacaaaacaaacaaaacaaaacaacagggtGAAAGATTGATTTTGAAGCCTTCTGGTTTCAAAGGGTTCAGTGCATGGCGTCTCAGCTCCCTCACTCTGGGCTTGAAGCAAGACCAAACATCATGGCAGAAAAATGTGGTGCAACAAAGCCACTGCCCTCATGGTAGCCAGAGAGAGGAGTGAGCAAATCATGGAATAGGAACGTGGTACCCGCTTTTAGGGTGAGTGTCCAGAAACCTGCTCTCTCCAACTAAGATCCGCCTCCTGGTCTTCTCCAGCATCTGAAAAAGCCATAGATTTATGAATTCATCAACTGATAAAAGCACTGATtaaggctggggaaatggcttaggGCTTAAGAACACATGCTGATCNNNNNNNNNNCCCAGCCCCCACCCATACTGGGTGACTCACGTCTACCTGTAAcctcagttccaagggatctgacatcctcttctggcctttgtaggcacctaaatacacacacacacacacacacacacacacacacacacacacacaaataaataaataaataaataaataaataaataaataaatggtttaaCTGTTTTTATTAAAGTCAAAATCTAGTCTCCTCCCAGAGGCACACCACTGAACACTACCTTGGGGACCAACCCTTCAGCACACGAGTCTTTAGGAACATGTCATATCCAAACTACAGCAGGCATTAAGCAGGAGTTAAGATCAGGCAGGCCacctgggttttctgttgttgtttaatCTCTGTAAGAGCACATGATGCTCAAGGGTAAGGTCTGCCATCCCTTTCCTGAAACACTGAAATGTGCAGCAGAGAGATGGGCGTCCGGGGCCCATCCCGCACAGCTGTCTGTCTTTATCCTCTGGGGACTGCCTCAGGCCCACACCTATCAAGTGGTCAATAACTAGTCATTGAGAGGATGATTCATTGAATTAATCAGTCCAATCCAATTAAAGGGGTAAATGAATGTTTCCTTCGCTcctttctgggcctcagtttccttgctaCCATAGTGCTCATTTCTCAAGATGAAGGGAAATCCCGATGGGCGTGTGCAACTCTCTAGAAAATTATGAAAGTCATTTGTTTTCAGTGTGTTGCTGGCTTTTTCCCCCACCTTGAGCAAATTCCTCCCCCTTCAGGTCTCCTACTGCAAGCAACCTAGGAGCCCTTACCATCAGCTCTACCACCTCCTGGCTGTGTAACCTGGTGAAGTGCTTAACTTCTCTGGGTCTCAGTGTATCACTGATAAGGCAGGCACCACACTAGTACCCACCTGATTGATTTGTtgcaagaaataaatgaattagcGCCTACCAGGTGCTCAGAGCAGCATCTGGCATCCTATAAGTGCACAGTAAACTTTGCCCTATATGTAACCTCCTCTGTGGGCTGGCTCAGTGGAAGTGCGTGCATGGGGGCTGCTAACAAGGGTGAGATACAGCACCAGCAATATTTATAGCTTGAGAGAGAAGCTTCAGGGCAGAGGAATTGAGCAAGTATCTACCCTGTGGGAAACCCTAAGTCTGATCCCAACATCAGGGAGTTTTTCTCAGAGACATATAGACCTAAATGGATGAAAGTAATCAAAGATGAATGACCAGGCTGATGGGGACAGAACAAGCAAGGGAGGCCAACTTCAAAAGCACACCTACCCTACCGCATCCCCCTGACCCCGGTCTCTATGGCTCCCTGGGGCTGATGGGAGATAAGGGGAAAACACCTCTTCAAAGAGCCCTACTCAAAGGCCTGAATCAAAAGGACAGGCTTGAAGATAAGCGGTGGTCTacatttccttctgtccctcttccCTCCACATCTCTAAAGGAAATTcttgggggaggagaaggagttaattcttcctcctcctccttttatcaGGAgctcccacacccccaccccatccaccccATCCACGGAGCAATGGAGGAAGCCAATAGATCATCAACAGGAAGGAGGTAAGGAGGACTCACTGctcaccccactctcaccaatgttTGCTGGGTGACATTCAAGCTCTCCCTTCAGCTCTTAGAAACTATGCCTTCATCTATCACAAGGAATAATAAAACCTGCCCAGAATAACTCGGAACTTTGTTGTAAGCAGAGGAACACGAAAactcacttgggaagcagagatatgactcagtgggtaaaggccttCGCAGTCCTGCCTAAGATTCAGGGCCCCCGTGACAGAAGGAGAAGGCCAACTCCTACAaggtgttctctgacctccacccacaCATTCCTCAAGCgcacacctgaacacacacacacacgaacatacacacacacacacacacaaacacacactaaactTGAGAGGCTAAGGCTGGAGGattgttgagttcaaggccagtctagattATATAGCAAGATCCTGCCTCCCATAATTgcatggtggggggaggggatcctctcatgtgatatatatatatacagatatatatatatatctgtgtgtgtgtatatgtatgtgtgtgtgttcaacatTTTGTAAACTCCAATTGTCTACCttaaatttttcataaatatgtTGAGATGAGATATAAATAAGTTCATATACATATGACTTCGTAAAACTAATATATGCATttagagctggggttacagctcAGAGCGCTTGCCATGCATAAGCGatgccctaggtttgatccctaaCACCAGAAGGAAAAGCTCCAGAAGAGAGAGGTGAGGAAGGAggtaaaggagaaggaaggggaagtggagtagaaagaagaagaagaagaagaagaagaagNNNNNNNNNNNNNNNNNNNNNNNNNNNNNNNNNNNNNNNNNNNNNNNNNNNNNNNNNNNNNNNNNNNNNNNNNNNNNNNNNNNNNNNNNNNNNNNNNNNNNNNNNNNNNNNNNNNNNNNNNNNNNNNNNNNNNNNNNNNNNNNNNNNNNNNNNNNNNNNNNNNNNNNNNNNNNNNNNNNNNNNNNNNNNNNNNNNNNNNagaagaagaagaagaagaagaagaagaagaagaagaagaagaagaagaagaagaagaagaagctgggctagagaggagagaaatgacCGGGCACTTACTGCACTGGATCTTCTGCGACTGCTCAACCTTTCTGGGCTCCCCTCTATGATTAGGGTTAACTCACTTGCAGGCATTCTGCAGGAGTGGATACAAAGTGTTTAGAACTGTGTCAGCTACTGCCATGAAAGAACTTAGAGGGGAGAAAACAAGGCCCTGTGACACCTGCAGTGACATGGGAGGTAAGACAAAGTGCCCTGAgacaagcccccacccccacagtggcagACCTCTGAGCCCCTTTCATCACAAGACACCGTCTTCCTGTGAGACTGGCTGGCCTGGCTCTTGCCAGTTCCCTGCCACCAGTCCTCAGTGACCCTGCCATGCCCCAGGCAGTGTCTGAAGCCCGGGGTGGggcagctgaggaaatgcctccagagCCCAGTGCACTGTGCTAACTCGGGGCTTGTGGCCAAGGCAGTAATTGTCAGCCGCTGAAAGATATTAAACGCAGAGAAGGAAAACCAAGTTCTCTACAAGACAGACTTTTCGGAGTTCTTAcagcttgtaaaaaaaaaaatgtaaatagttaCCCGGTGAGATATTATTTCATGATGTTGCCGCTAGGGTTTGAGTATTATGCATGAGGTGATCATTCAGGCAATTCCGCCCCAGCGAGGAGTGAAAAGTGCCCATTACCCCCTCACAACAAATCTACCGCCTCCCGAGTTCCACCTGACTCAGGCGGTTTTTTCCTGGGTGGCAAATTTTATGTAAATCGAAgtctgtgaaaaaaaatctataaatatcCACAATTTtctaaaggcttttttttttttttttttttttagatacatTGGACTGGAGCATGGGAAGGTCTGCTACCAGTTCCGTGGAATTCCCAGTCTAGGCTGAGATCTTCGGGATCCAGATGTTGATGTTGATGGGTGACACACGTAAGAAAACTCGGCAGAGTGGTTTTCCCAAGAGACACAGTACCCTGCATCCCAGGCATCCTGTACCTGGGATTCTCTTTGTCTCAACACTCCACATGTGATGTGTGTtgtctgcctctggcctccagagaCTGGGATGGCCACTCTTAGATTTTATGCCTGGGAAACTTGAAgcatgtgggggaggggaacaagTGCCCAGGGTCACTTCAGCAGCCCTCAAAGCCTGGCTGCCAGTGACCTGACTCCACATAACTCCAGGAACTTCAGGTAAATAACAATCCCATTCCTCACTGGGAGTTCTGGCATCCAATGTTATGTAAAGCACTGCATAAAATCAAGCGCTTGTAATTCTTGCTAGGGAGATCATGAGTTCTAACCCAGGCTGCTCGCTAGACAGAAAAAGGAATGGCTAGCAGACAGGAGGTCATTCTTTACTACAGAGTCATAGAAATAGCTTCAAGTAGCTTTAACCCCGTCCTGGGTAACCACCGCTCATCATTCCCAGGCAACCAGCAAAGGGCTGACAAATAAGGTCCCATGCGTCCACCACACTTCTTCGAGGGaaggctgtgtgctgtgtgccctGCACTGCAACGTTTTACAGGAGTTTCTCAACCACATTCCTAACACAATGCTCTGCCCACAGCTGGCCCTCAGTAAACATGGTCCCGGTTGATTAATGAGTCATGTTCTCTCCCAGGTGGCAAGCCATTCCTTTGAAAACTGAACTTCCTTTCAGGCAGCTGAGGCCCAGTGTCAGCCCAGTGTCGTGCTCTGTATGGGGTAACAATTTTGCTAAGTAAATGTCAAATAGAAGTCTCAATAATCATCTGCAACTGTTTTAATTAGGCCTTGGgcctagtattttattttttcatttttctttcagaaagaaaCTGGATAGATCCAGTCAAGGAAACTCTCTTGTCCTTACCAGCACCCCAAAGCATGCCCTTACcctctgtgtgtgctgcagagtaTGTGTGCTCCTGCATACTGTCCAGGAGCAGGAAACAGGCCCGGCATGGACGGCATGCTGCCTGCCACCATCATCCCTTTCCGTGCTAACTGCTGTGTGCTTAGAGAATTCAGTTTCTTAAAAGGACAATGTATCATTCCATGGGGAAATCGCCTGCCCCCTACCCTGCCTGGACATCCTGTCtgctccccttcttccttttgttcattTGACATCTTTCTACTCTCCAAATAAAAATACTGCACCATCCTTTTTGCGGCCTCCTGCCCTCTCTTTCCCACCCACATTCCTAAGTGTCTACTCTCTTTCCCTCCAACTTATTTCCCATTAATCATTTCTAACACACATCTGCTCGGCTCCTAGAAGGGTGtctaaggctctctctctctctctcccagctggACTGGTTACAATAATCCAGGAGACTTTCGTCTGTCTCcaaactcttccttcttcctagtTCTTCCTCCACCATACCCACAAAAACCATTCCTTCTACAGCCTATCTTTCTTCTACTCTTTTCTCCCAAAGGCCAAAGGACTGGGTGAGGTGAGGTAACCCTGCTGTGGCCTCTGTCGGGAGATTagactggaactcactaggtatgCCAAGCGGGTCTCAAATTTATGatgtgactctcctgcctcagcctcctagatGCTGCATCTACAAACATGAGGCTGCAGACCCCGCGTGGAATAGAGATAAGATAAGTGTTCACAGTGAGCATGAGGTCAGAAGGCATAGGCTGGCATGCGCAGAGAGCTATGGCAGTTGGGAGAGAGTATAACTTTGCACCATAAGATAAATGAGAAAATCCTCCTCCCTTGTGTTCCCATGCTCTTCTGCTGCAACATGGACCATATATATCGTCAGAGTCAGGGCATCTCTGGTTATCAGTTTTCAACTAATTTTATAAGATCTAAAAATGAAGGGAGGGACAGTCGGGTAATTTCTAAGAGACTATGCACATTTATTTATCAAACCTTGTGGATCCAGGGGAGATTTTGAGTTTAGTGTATGACTGGTATGACCTTGGAGGCTGCCTCCCGTCTTTTCTCCTGAGCATCACAAAGTTCATGATTGTCCTGTGAGTAGTTATTCCTCTCGCTTTGAAAATTCCTTTGAAATCTCTTGTTCTCACGTTGTGTTGAGTCATGGATaccagagtcagagaaagaaaaaacaaaaacaaaaacaaaaaacgtgGGTCAGCACCATGCAGTCAGAACCAGATAGTCCTGGGCAACACTCCTACAAAGACAGAACTTGATGGTCAGAGTGAATGACAAATCACGACTGGAAAAATCGTATTCAAAAGGAACAGCGACACCAGCGCGCCTCCACTGGCCACTGGGGGCACGCAAAAGTCGTCACTCCAAAGCTGGGACACAAAGGACCAAGCTCAGCCGATTGAGCCAAGGATCTAGAACTTTATAGTCTGGTCCATGACTTTGTAAAAATCTCTGCCAAGTGTAAATACATACTTTTTCCGGAAGGCTTGGGGGAATCCGGGAGGgtactgttattattaaataaaaaggttttatttcGAAATTTCCCTGGGGGGAAACcaatggagcagtctctggagtTTGTGTCGCCCTGCAATGCTGAGACACCCCCCGCCCCTCCTCTAAGGACATCGGCCTCTAGTTTGCTGCTACCTCCAACCACGTCGCCCACAAAGAGCAAGCAGCTCGTCCAGTACAGTGAGGTAGCTCTGTGACTTTAAACGGGACAAGAACCCTGAAACACACCTAAACACGACCTACAATTCAGGGCGCCCCGGGGACGTTCCAGGAGCTTTGAGGCGGCGCTCCTTAGCCAGGGAGCCAAACCTTCAACCAGGCTTCACCTAGACTGTCTCACCAGGAAGGGAGTCCTTCCATTTCCAGTCAGACTGGGCAGGCTCAAAGTAGTTGGAAGAGCTCAGGCAGCGCCCAGGGAACAGTGGATGCCCCCAAGGCTTCGGCGCTTCCAAGTGAACACATCCGGGAGAGGCCAATTAGGGGAAAGAGAACCGGCCGAAGCAGCTCGGAGAAGCGGCCGAGCTCCCGAGGCGTAGCCCGCCCCCAGGCGGCCCCGGGGAGATGCTTGGATCCTAGGACCCGAGCAGGCGCCGTGCGTTCCCACCCCCGTCTCCACCCTAGACACGAGTGGGAAGCAGCGGGCAACAGGAGAGCCAGCGCAGGAGAGGGCGCAGAGCCCGTGTCCAGAAGTCCCGTCCCTCGTGTGACCCGTGGGCTAGGGCAGCCGGGCACAACCCGTAAAGGGGAGCGGATCCAGCGCGCGGCCAAGGCCGGGAGGCGGCGCCGGGCTGGGGCGCTTTAAGACTCTCCCCGCCCACCGGCAGCGCCCGCCTCCGCCCTCCGTTCTCCCCGCCCCGGGGTCCGGGAGAGAGCTGCGATTGGGCGGGCGCGGCGATCCCTTTGAAGTGTGGCTGCGGATCGCGGCTATTTGACGTGCGGCTCGCGGAAGGCGAAGGTTTTTGTGTTGCTCGCCCGGGCTAGCGGCgacggaggcggcggcggcggcggcggcggcggcggcggtggtggaggaggggaggcGGCACGGAGGCGCAGCGGCTGCTGCACGGCGTTCGACGCAGCGGAGCGAGCCCACCCGCCCCGGGAGCTCGCCTCCCggagcttcccctccctccccgccccccccagtGGCGCTGCCTCCTCCAAATGAGCGATTCGCCCGCTGGATCTAACCCAAGGACACCCGAAagcagcggcagcggcggcggcagcagcggcggcggcgggaaGAGGCCGGCGGTGCCGGCAGTGGTGTCCCTCCTGCCCCCGGCGGACCCCCTGCGCCAGGCGAACCGGCTCCCTATCAGGGTCCTGAAGATGCTGAGCGCTCACACCGGTCACCTCCTGCACCCGGAGTACCTGCAACCGCTCTCCTCCACTCCCGTCAGCCCCATTGAGGTCAGTCCCCGGGCGCTGCCCACCCAGAACCGGACCCACTCCTCCAACCATGCTGGGCCCACGGCtctgctccctgcccccccccacctccccttaGCTCAGTGCGACGCGAGGCCCGAAGCTGGCCACGCTGGCGGACCTCCTGAGGAGGGACGGGAGGCAGGGATCAGACCCCCTCCAGGTTCTCCCTAGACTCCTGGGTGGAAGGTTTCTGCCCAGGCGCCCTTAGGAGCTGCGTGTTTTCTATCGGACTGGATTTGCTCTTGCGGTGCCCAGAGTCCTTTACTTTTCCTCTGGCCCCTTAGAGTCCTGTCCACAGACGGCTCCAGGGCCTCCCTCGCCTCCACCCCGACCTGTTCTCGTGGAAGCCACCCGTGCCCCTCTGCATATTCCCCGGCTTGTTGGGGCACAGTGCAGAAAACCAGGCACTGGCGATCCcgggtctttcttcctcttacttCTCTGGGTGTCCTCCCcgggagggaaggggggaaagagggagggaaggagagagggagggaggggctacTCACAGGGTCAACTGCGGCTCTGCCTTTAGAAGGCGCCTCTCCCTGCTCCTACCCCGAGCGCCATCACCAGAACTAACCCGTCCCAAACGAAGTTCTCCCAAACTAAAGGCTTAAGTTTCTCCCTGGTCCAAAAAGATGGGGAGATGAGCCGGGAAGGGGCGAACCACCACCACCCCGATTCCAGAAAAGTCACCTTTAACCGGGAGGGCCGTGGTTGGGCCGTTTCTCTTGCGCGCCAGTGCCCAGGACACACTCGGGGACTAACCCACCAGACAAGGGCCATTCCGCCCAGCTGCTCCGCCAAAGCCTGGCCCTCTTTCGGTGACCCTCTCCGCTAGGCCCCCCGTCGCTACTCCCTTCCCCCCGACCCCCAGGGCTCGGCTCTGCTCCACGCGCTTAGTGGGTCTCCCAGTCTcacccccttcttcctccccttcgcCTCTGTCTCCCGCAGCTGGACGCCAAGAAGAGTCCTTTGGCTCTGCTAGCCCAGACCTGCTCGCAGATCGGCAAGCCCGACCCGCCGCCCTCGTCCAAGCTCAACTCGgtagcggcggcggcggcggcggcggccaaCGGGCTGGGATCCGAGAAAGACCCGAGCCGCTCCGCCCCCGGCGCCGCCTCCTCCGCGGCCTCGGCGCTCAAGCAGCTGGGGGACTCGCCCGCGGAGGACAAGTCCAGCTTCAAGCCCTACTCTAAGGGctccggcggcggcggcggagacTCCCGCAAAGACAGCGGCTCCTCGTCCGTGTCCTCCACCACCTCTTCGTCCTCCTCGTCCCCCGGAGACAAGGCGGGCTTCAGGGTCCCCAGCGCCGCCTGCCCTCCTTTCCCCCCACACGGAGCATCGGTCTCCACCTCGTCCAGCTCGTCTTCGCCCGGAGGCTCCCGGGGAGCTTCCCCACACCACTCAGACTGCAAgaacggcggcggcggcggcggcggggaaCTGGACAAGAAAGACCAGGAAGCCAAACCCAGTCCCGAGCCAGCCGCTGGGAGCCGAGGCAGCGGCGGGGACTCGGTTCACGGTGGCCCGGAGGCCACCGCGTCGGGGCGCAAGTCAGAGCCTCCCTCCGCCCTGGTGGGGGCGGGCCACGTGGCTCCAGTGTCGCCCTACAAACCAGGCCACTCGGTGTTCCCACTACCGCCCTCCAGCATCGGCTACCATGGCTCCATCGTGGGCGCCTACGCCGGCTACCCGTCTCAGTTCGTGCCTGGCCTGGATCCTAGCAAGTCTGGCTTAGTCGGAGGTCAGCTGTCCGGGGGCCTGGGCCTGCCACCCGGCAAGCCCCCCAGCTCCAGCCCGCTCACCGGGgcctccccaccctccttcctGCAGGGATTATGCCGTGACCCCTACTGCCTAGGAGGCTACCACAGCGCCTCGCACCTCGGCGGCTCCAGCTGCTCCACTTGCAGCGCGCACGATCCGGCCGGGCCCAGCCTTAAGGCCAGTGGCTACCCTCTGGTGTACCCCGGGCACCCCTTGCAACCTGCAGCGCTTTCCTCCAGCGCCGCCCAGGCCGCGCTCCCGGGCCATCCTCTCTACACCTATGGCTTCATGCTGCAGAACGAACCGCTGCCACACAGCTGCAATTGGGTGGCGGCCAGCGGGCCCTGCGACAAGCGCTTTGCCACTTCCGAGGAGCTGCTCAGCCATCTACGGACTCACACAGCCCTGCCGGGCGCAGAGAAACTTCTGGCCGCCTACCCCGGGGCGTCGAGCTTGGGCAGTGCTGCGGCCGCCGCTGCAGCCGCAGCCTCTTGTCATCTGCATCTCCCCCCACCCGCTGCCCCAGGCAGCCCCGGGTCGCTGTCATTGCGGAGTCCACACACTTTGGGGCTAAGCCGATACCACCCCTATGGCAAGAGCCACTTATCTACAGCTGGGGGCCTGGCAGTGCCGTCCCTTCCCACAGCCGGACCCTACTACTCGCCATATGCACTGTATGGACAGAGACTTGCCTCCGCCTCCGCGCTTGGATATCAGTAACCATAGCTCTGGCCCCTCccagccctcccccacccacccacccacccattcctctCACTTCCCACTGCCTTCGACGCTGCAGCCTCCACTACGCTTACCCCTACCAGGAGCcagcccagcccctcccccaccggactgtgtatttatttactataatgTTAGCTTACAAGCTGGGAATATAAGTGCATTAATGACCA from Mastomys coucha isolate ucsf_1 unplaced genomic scaffold, UCSF_Mcou_1 pScaffold22, whole genome shotgun sequence includes:
- the Znf703 gene encoding zinc finger protein 703, producing the protein MSDSPAGSNPRTPESSGSGGGSSGGGGKRPAVPAVVSLLPPADPLRQANRLPIRVLKMLSAHTGHLLHPEYLQPLSSTPVSPIELDAKKSPLALLAQTCSQIGKPDPPPSSKLNSVAAAAAAAANGLGSEKDPSRSAPGAASSAASALKQLGDSPAEDKSSFKPYSKGSGGGGGDSRKDSGSSSVSSTTSSSSSSPGDKAGFRVPSAACPPFPPHGASVSTSSSSSSPGGSRGASPHHSDCKNGGGGGGGELDKKDQEAKPSPEPAAGSRGSGGDSVHGGPEATASGRKSEPPSALVGAGHVAPVSPYKPGHSVFPLPPSSIGYHGSIVGAYAGYPSQFVPGLDPSKSGLVGGQLSGGLGLPPGKPPSSSPLTGASPPSFLQGLCRDPYCLGGYHSASHLGGSSCSTCSAHDPAGPSLKASGYPLVYPGHPLQPAALSSSAAQAALPGHPLYTYGFMLQNEPLPHSCNWVAASGPCDKRFATSEELLSHLRTHTALPGAEKLLAAYPGASSLGSAAAAAAAAASCHLHLPPPAAPGSPGSLSLRSPHTLGLSRYHPYGKSHLSTAGGLAVPSLPTAGPYYSPYALYGQRLASASALGYQ